A genomic window from Vigna radiata var. radiata cultivar VC1973A chromosome 2, Vradiata_ver6, whole genome shotgun sequence includes:
- the LOC106776549 gene encoding protein UPSTREAM OF FLC yields the protein METRMKKYNRQVSPERAKVWTEKSPKYHQSLKVPVIYYLCRNRQLEHPHFMEVPLSSPDGLYLRDVIDRLNALRGRGMASLYSWSCKRSYKHGFVWHDLCEDDIILPAHGNEYVLKGSELFDESNSDRFSPVNNVQIQSVKLLPGPASSRSHDEASSSSSMNGKETRISQDDELSQEQQSGSSDVSPEARAEKGDALSLALTEYKIYKTEGLADASTQTEENVSRSRGQRTCTRGVSTEDGSLESECHEICQVEEDPQVKDTPQICRDTVSPPSTSSSSSFVGKAETLESLIRADASKVNSFRILEEESIREPTNTRLKASNLLMQLISCGSISVKNHSFGLIPSYKPRFSSSKFPSPLFSTSFVLGELDCLAENPKLMSLRLEDKEYFSGSLVETKLKEGNGLNVLKRSSSYSDERTFKEQKPQEDKEESSSSGHSKCIPRSIKASLSKHPRSESMRSPVSDGPRHSSDRIDGSGISSVTSNGSSKRITEPLSGKKQAKRIDSFKEEEEVIKIEERLASGARVIIQSKPFSDTKSSNS from the exons ATGGAAACGAGGATGAAGAAGTACAACCGGCAAGTGAGTCCGGAGAGGGCAAAAGTGTGGACTGAGAAGTCCCCAAAATACCACCAGAGTCTGAAGGTACCCGTGATTTACTATCTTTGTCGAAACAGGCAGCTCGAGCACCCTCATTTCATGGAGGTCCCTCTTTCTTCACCGGACGGGCTATACCTGAGAG ATGTGATTGATAGACTTAATGCATTGAGAGGTAGAGGTATGGCTTCCTTGTACTCATGGTCTTGCAAGAG AAGCTACAAGCATGGATTTGTGTGGCATGATCTATGTGAAGATGATATAATTCTTCCAGCTCATGGAAATGAATATGTTCTAAAAGGTTCTGAGCTCTTTGATGAATCAAATTCAG ATCGTTTCAGTCCCGTCAATAATGTTCAAATACAAAGCGTGAAGCTGTTGCCGGGGCCAGCTTCTTCTAGGAGCCATGATGAAGCCTCATCCTCTTCTAGCATGAACGGGAAAGAGACAAGAATCTCCCAAGATGACGAGCTTTCCCAAGAACAACAATCTGGTTCCTCGGATGTTTCTCCAGAGGCTAGAGCTGAAAAGGGTGATGCTCTAAGCTTGGCATTGACAGaatacaaaatttacaaaactGAAGGACTTGCTGATGCTTCAACTCAGACTGAAGAAAATGTCAGCAGATCCAGGGGTCAGAGAACTTGTACTAGGGGTGTATCAACGGAGGATGGATCGTTGGAATCTGAATGCCATGAAATATGTCAAGTTGAAGAAGATCCACAAGTGAAAGATACTCCACAAATCTGCAGAGATACCGtttctcctccctcaacttcAAGTTCCTCGTCTTTTGTGGGGAAGGCTGAAACTTTGGAATCTCTGATTAGAGCTGATGCTAGTAAAGTAAACAGCTTTAGGATTCTGGAGGAGGAGAGCATTCGGGAACCGACCAACACGAGGTTGAAAGCTTCAAATTTGCTGATGCAACTGATCTCGTGTGGCTCAATATCAGTGAAAAACCACAGTTTTGGACTTATTCCTTCATACAAGCCCAGGTTTTCCAGCTCAAAATTTCCTTCCCCACTGTTCTCAACTTCTTTTGTGTTGGGGGAGTTAGACTGCTTAGCTGAGAACCCAAAGTTGATGAGTCTCAGATTAGAAGACAAAGAATACTTTAGTGGAAGCTTAGTTGAGACTAAACTGAAAGAAGGAAATGGACTTAATGTTCTGAAACGCTCTTCTTCCTACAGTGATGAGAG GACATTTAAAGAACAGAAACCACAAGAAGACAAAGAGGAATCATCATCCTCAGGACATTCAAAATGCATTCCACGATCAATTAAGGCTTCATTGTCCAAGCATCCCCGAAGTGAATCCATGAGATCTCCTGTTTCTGATGGACCACGCCACTCATCAGACAGAATTGATGGCTCTGGCATATCCTCAGTGACATCTAATGGTAGCAGCAAAAGAATCACAGAACCACTTTCAGGGAAAAAACAAGCAAAGAGGATAGATTCATTTAAGGAAGAGGAGGAAGTGATCAAAATTGAAGAAAG GCTTGCTTCAGGAGCTCGGGTTATAATCCAATCCAAACCATTTTCAGACACAAAATCTAGCAAcagttga
- the LOC106755507 gene encoding E3 ubiquitin-protein ligase RZFP34: protein METTAKVVSSNCLLVSEYSESNPTQLSAMELGIQNFGCTHYRRRCKIRAPCCDEVFDCRHCHNEAKNSEEVDVVDRHDVPRHEIKKVICSLCDTEQDVQQYCINCGVCMGKYFCDICKFFDDDTSKNQYHCEECGICRTGGKDNFFHCKKCGCCYSKVMEKGHRCVEGAMHHNCPVCFEYLFDTVREISVLPCAHTIHLDCVKEMEKHHRYSCPVCSKSICDMSSLWKKLDKVVALTPMPETLKNKMVWILCNDCGVKSHVQFHIVAHKCLSCNSYNTRQIQGAPATPGSSRVTEMVI from the exons ATGGAAACCACCGCAAAGGTTGTTTCATCTAATTGTCTTCTTGTATCAGAGTACTCTGAGTCTAACCCCACGCAACTTTCTGCTATGGAACTTGGGATTCAGAATTTTGG GTGCACGCATTACAGAAGGAGATGCAAGATCAGAGCGCCGTGCTGTGATGAGGTTTTTGACTGTAGGCATTGCCATAATGAAGCTAAG aACTCTGAGGAGGTTGATGTTGTGGATCGTCATGATGTTCCACGCCATGAAATTAAGAAG gTTATCTGCTCTTTATGTGACACAGAGCAAGAT GTTCAACAGTACTGCATAAACTGTGGAGTATGCATGGGCAAGTATTTTTGTGATATATGCAAATTCTTTGATGATGAT ACTTCAAAGAACCAATACCACTGTGAAGAATGTGGCATTTGCAG AACTGGAGGCAAGGATAACTTTTTCCACTGCAAGAAATGTG GATGTTGCTACTCCAAGGTAATGGAAAAGGGTCACCGTTGTGTAGAAGGAGCAATGCATCACAATTGCCCTGTCTGCTTTGAG TATCTATTTGATACAGTAAGAGAAATCAGTGTCTTGCCTTGCGCGCACACTATACATTTAGACTGTGTCAAAGAGATGGAAAAACATCATAG GTACTCATGTCCTGTGTGCTCAAAATCCATCTGTGACATGTCAAGTTTGTGGAAGAAGCTTGACAAAGTG GTTGCCTTAACTCCAATGCCGGAAACCTTAAAAAACAAGATG GTGTGGATTCTTTGCAATGATTGTGGAGTGAAATCTCATGTTCAATTCCATATTGTGGCACATAAGTGTTTAAGTTGCAATTCATACAACACAAGACAGATACAGGGAGCACCTGCTACACCAGGCTCGTCTAGAGTGACAGAAATGGTGATATGA
- the LOC106755867 gene encoding protein EMBRYO DEFECTIVE 1674, translating into MVVGGGDGGGGFKTTPVPPKAIVFLNQWWLVKQRNGLAVGGVASVGRDRERVFMSTVIAEREEANVVHTQDDTTIVFRGFVDTSRSSQSGVPLEVSQHFLVGFPYNWSTYSSIDNIEYESNNSEKGIPVESQANGKSSIGMYDSTGPSEKNIVRTQTSAKKKKAVRKNIGLDASRTVTRSISKNSQSMPKEDGKDPIANVFSQVRRSPRLNSCK; encoded by the exons ATGGTGGTCGGCGGCGGCGACGGCGGCGGCGGTTTCAAAACCACCCCTGTGCCGCCTAAAGCTATT GTCTTCTTGAACCAATGGTGGCTTGTGAAGCAACGCAACGGTTTAGCCGTTGGAGGGGTTGCTTCCGTCgg GAGAGACAGAGAAAGAGTGTTTATGTCCACCGTCATTGCGGAGAGAGAAGAAGCCAATGTCGTACATACTCAAGATGACACCACTATTGTTTTCCGTGGTTTCGTCGACACCTCTCGTTCATCTCAGAGTGGCGTCCCCTTAGAG GTTTCTCAACACTTCCTGGTTGGATTTCCATACAATTGGAGCACGTATTCTTCAATTGATAACATAGAATACGAATCTAACAATAGTGAAAAAGGAATCCCAGTTGAAAGCCAAGCCAATGGTAAATCTTCGATCGGTATGTATGATTCCACAGGTCCTTCTGAAAAAAACATCGTTAGAACTCAAACTTCggccaagaaaaagaaagctgtTAGAAAAAATATAGGGTTGGATGCAAGTAGGACGGTAACGAGAAGCATTTCCAAAAATAGTCAATCAATGCCCAAAGAAGACGGGAAAGATCCAATAGCCAATGTTTTTTCTCAAGTTAGGAGATCTCCCAGGCTAAATAGTTGTAAATAA
- the LOC106778911 gene encoding transcription factor FER-LIKE IRON DEFICIENCY-INDUCED TRANSCRIPTION FACTOR-like, whose protein sequence is MDKSYLHQETLLHIDDSELHDFDEDPSLDHLINFIRLEKKDATCDFNSELINEAFIDNSFLPHPAIPYDQCNSNAMNVYDSNSFSCFDGEARGGGGGGEEEDDMEHSYATTSTTTSTPNKSKPKTDRSKTLISERRRRDRMKEKLYALRSLVPFITKMDKASIIGDAVSYMHELQAQANMLKAEVEALETSLLLSKNYQGSVENPMKDELTNNILSIRKKIIQMDMFQVDAKGFYVKIVCNKGEGLAASLYKALESLTGFHVQNSNLSTVGNSFQLTFSLNVKNSEPEINLHTMKIWVCEAFVKQGFEFIPLLMLDSFNL, encoded by the exons ATGGACAAAAGCTATCTTCATCAAGAGACTCTACTGCACATTGATGACTCTGAGCTACACGACTTTGATGAAGATCCTAGCTTAGATCATTTGATCAATTTCATTCGTTTGGAGAAGAAAGATGCTACTTGTGACTTCAATTCTGAGCTTATCAACGAAGCATTCATTGATAACTCTTTCTTGCCACACCCTGCAATCCCATATGATCAGTGCAATAGTAATGCTATGAATGTCTATGATTCAAACTCCTTCTCTTGTTTTGATGGGGAAGccagaggaggaggaggaggaggagaagaggaagatgacATGGAGCACTCATATGCAACAACAAGCACAACAACATCAACACCTAATAAGTCAAAACCAAAAACTGACAGATCCAAAACTCTGATTTCTGAGAGGAGGAGAAGAGACAGAATGAAGGAAAAGCTTTATGCATTGAGATCTTTGGTTCCCTTCATAACTAAG ATGGATAAGGCCTCTATAATTGGAGATGCTGTGTCATATATGCACGAGCTTCAAGCACAAGCCAACATGCTTAAGGCTGAGGTTGAAGCACTTGAAACTTCCTTACTGCTGTCTAAAAACTATCAAGGATCAGTTGAAAATCCCATGAAGGATGAACTTACCAATAACATCCTTTCAATACGCAAGAAGATAATCCAG ATGGATATGTTTCAAGTGGATGCAAAAGGGTTTTATGTGAAAATAGTTTGCAACAAAGGAGAAGGGCTGGCTGCCTCATTGTACAAAGCTCTAGAGTCTCTGACAGGCTTTCATGTTCAGAATTCAAACTTATCCACAGTTGGTAACAGTTTTCAACTTACATTTTCATTGAAT GTGAAAAACTCTGAGCCAGAAATTAACCTGCACACCATGAAGATTTGGGTGTGTGAAGCCTTTGTGAAGCAAGGCTTTGAATTCATACCACTTTTAATGCTTGACTCTTTCAATCTGTAA
- the LOC106756410 gene encoding superoxide dismutase [Cu-Zn], chloroplastic: MHLAMAANAVVAPSPFQPSSLLRSSFSGVSVKLTPQSLTFSRSRALTVFAATKKAVAVLKGTSAVEGVATLTQEDDGPTTVTVRITGLTPGLHGFHLHEYGDTTNGCISTGAHFNPKKLTHGAPEDEIRHAGDLGNIVANADGVAEVSIVDNQIPLSGPNSVVGRALVVHELEDDLGKGGHELSLTTGNAGGRLACGVVGLTPA, translated from the exons ATGCATCTAGCAATGGCAGCCAACGCTGTCGTCGCTCCGTCACCGTTCCAACCCAGCTCGCTTCTCCGGTCATCATTCTCCGGCGTCTCCGTTAAGCTCACTCCCCAATCCCTAACCTTTTCCCGCTCGAGGGCCCTCACCGTCTTCGCCGCCACCAAGAAGGCCGTTGCCGTCCTCAAGGGAACCTCCGCCGTCGAAGGCGTAGCCACCCTAACACAAGAAGACGATG GCCCAACAACGGTTACTGTTCGCATTACTGGCCTTACTCCGGGGCTTCATGGTTTTCACCTT CATGAGTATGGTGATACCACAAATGGGTGTATTTCGACAG GAGCACATTTTAATCCTAAAAAATTGACACATGGTGCTCCTGAGGATGAAATCCGTCATGCGGGTGACCTGGGAAACATAGTTGCTAATGCAGATG gGGTTGCAGAGGTTTCAATCGTGGATAATCAG ATACCACTCTCTGGCCCCAATTCAGTAGTTGGAAGAGCCTTGGTGGTTCATGAGCTTGAGGATGATCTCGGAAAGG GGGGTCATGAACTTAGTTTGACAACTGGAAATGCTGGTGGAAGATTAGCATGtg GTGTGGTTGGTTTGACTCCGGCATAA